One genomic segment of Oceanibaculum indicum P24 includes these proteins:
- a CDS encoding PAS domain-containing protein → MDDPKPGAVEEPELQKLLAHWHEIRGDRVLPTRADLDPVLLPFPLDRLYLIEVRRDPEDYIIRLAGETVQRFYRGRVAGRSISEVTPRDFTAPLIQHLSAVSHTQRPAYAKSGFAARNSIFRYSRLVLPFGEPGRTTHLLGAVVQYFSLAELVHVNPDAARPLPDISNAA, encoded by the coding sequence ATGGACGATCCCAAACCGGGTGCCGTCGAGGAACCCGAATTGCAGAAGCTGCTCGCGCACTGGCACGAGATCCGTGGCGACCGGGTCCTGCCGACCCGCGCCGATCTCGACCCGGTGCTTTTGCCCTTTCCGCTGGACCGGCTGTACCTGATCGAGGTGCGCCGCGACCCGGAGGATTACATCATCCGCCTCGCGGGCGAAACCGTGCAGCGCTTCTATCGTGGCCGCGTGGCGGGCCGCAGCATCAGCGAGGTGACGCCGCGCGACTTCACCGCGCCGCTGATCCAGCACCTCAGCGCCGTCAGCCACACCCAGCGCCCGGCCTATGCGAAAAGCGGCTTTGCCGCGCGCAACTCCATCTTCCGCTATTCACGGCTGGTGCTGCCGTTCGGAGAGCCGGGCCGCACGACCCACCTGCTGGGGGCTGTTGTGCAGTATTTCTCGCTGGCCGAACTGGTTCATGTGAACCCTGACGCCGCCCGGCCGCTGCCGGACATCAGCAACGCCGCCTGA